Within Bacillus sp. FJAT-45350, the genomic segment CTTTTTAATATTAGGTACTGATGTACGTACAAGTATTTGCCAGAATGCAGCTGGATCAAATGGTAGGAATGGCCACATATAAGGCTTATTTAATGTTTTAATGCTAACTAATAGAAGGAAGAAAATCGCTGTCGCAATAATAAAGCCGGGTGCTTGGAAAATAGCAACGACAATGAGTAGTAATAAGCGAACGACTTTCAACGCAATCCCTAACTCATAACTCGGTGTCGCGAACATCCCTATTGCTCCTAGTGCAACATATAAGATAACTTCTGCTGTAAATAAACCAACTTGAATGGCTATATCACCAATTAATAATGCAGCTACTAACCCAAGGGCGGTTGCTAATGGAGAAGGTGTATGGATCGCAGCCATCCTCAAGAGCTCTATCCCAATTTCAGCAATAAATATTTGAGCAAATATCGGTACATTTATGTCATCATTGGGACCAATAAAATCAATCGCCTCTGGTACCATGTCTGGTGTCATAACCATTAATAACCACAAAGGTAAAATGAATAATGAAATAACAATACCTGCAAAACGAACCCATCGTAGAAACGTTCCAATAGCAGGTGCTTGACGATATTCTTCCGCATGCTGTACATGGTGGAATAACGTTGTAGGAACGATGATAACACTCGGTGACGCATCAACGGTAATAACGACATGACCCTCTAATAAATGTGTAGCTGCCACATCAGGGCGTTCCGTATAACGAACAAGCGGAAATGGATTAAAGCCTTGTTTTACTATATACTCCTCAACTACCTTGTCCGCCATCGTTAATCCATCAATATTAATTGCTTTTAGTTCTTTTTTTATAATATCTACTAAATCTGGATCAGCGACATCTTCTAAGTATGAAATACATATATCCGTCTTTGAACGTTCTCCTACCTGCATAATTTCATTTCGGTAACGTTCATCCCGAATTCTACGTCTTGTTAATGCCGTATTTTGAATGATGTTTTCCGTATATCCATCACGAGCACCTCTTACAACTCGTTCAGTATCAGGCTCGTCAGGTCCTCTACCAGGATAGCTTCTAACATCTACAACAAAGGCTTCGTCTTCCCCTTCAACTAAAATAAATATGAGTCCTGAAAGCATTTGTGAAATGGCATCGTCTAACGTATCAACAAACTCTACTTGTACATGTGTTAGATGATTTTCAATCGCCCTCTTCACATTGTCTGGCTTTTCTTCCCTTGAGTCGACGAGCATTAATTCTCTTAGTACTTCAATGATATATTGAATATCACATAAACCATTTGTAAAGTAAATTTGGATTTCTTTATCAAAGATCGTTAATTTTCTTACCCCGACGTCAAAGCTTTTCCCAATTCCAAGCCTGGACTTAAGAGCAACTTCATTCTCTATAATTTTCTTTGAAATAGGCTGTTTCATTTTCTCTTGCTGCTCACTCATGATTTCCGCTCCTTTCTAAGATAATCTCCACTGCTTTCCTGGTGATGGGAGCGCCTTTTTCCGGGACATCTTGACCAGCCATCTTTCCAATATCACCGACACCTACAACAATAGGTATGTTCATTTCGTCCAATATATATACAGTATCTCCATCAATTCTACCTATTTCCAAATCTTGCAATCCGTTTTTGTCAACTCCATACTCAGTTAAGTTTCCATACCTATCAATGCTTACATCTACCTTCGTCCATTCCGAGAAATGTGTCGTTGACGCAACAGCAATTGCACCAAGTACTTCTATTGATGAATCATTTGCTACATAGCGCATAGCATGTTCACCTGGCCCTTCCCGTTGAAAGCCACAATCATCAAACATAACTAGAACAGGTTCAGTAGGAGCTTTATGAATCAGCTCTACTAACTCTTCACCTGATAACCTTGAAGGGTTCCCTCCTGAGCTCGTTATACAACGGCCACCTATTTGTTTTGCAACGATTTGAACTGCATGTTTCGCTGATTGATCGCCGTCCGTAATGAGAATGACTCGCTTTTTTTCACTCACTACTTTCACCCCCTCGGTTTGAATACAATTGCTACTAAAAAACCAAATAATATTGAAGTAGAAATCCCTACAGATGTAACCTCGAAAATTCCCATCCCTACTCCTAAAAATCCATATCTCTCTGACTCAGCCATCGCCCCGTGAACGAGTGAATGTCCAAAGCTAGTGATTGGGACGGTTGCACCTGCCCCGGCAAAGTCAATGAGCCTATCATACAAATGAAATCCATCTAAAAGTGCTCCGGCAACAACTAAGGTACTCATCATATGAGTTGGCGTTAGCTTCAGGACATCTAGTAAAAGTTGACCTACAATACATATAGTTCCACCAACAACAAAGGCAATTACATATTCCATCATGAATCTATCACCTCAGACTCTAAAACAACTCCATGAGCAATACATGGAATCGATTCCTTTTGTTGCATCATTGTAGGACTAAGAAGTGCTCCTGTAGCGACAACAAGCATTCGTTTAATCTTGCCTTTTTTCATTTCATTCACCAAATGACCATATGTAACAACAGCAGGACATGCACACCCACTGCCTCCAGCAAAAATATTTTGATCTTGGCTGTAAATCATCACACCACAGTCTTGATAATTATTATGGAGGCTAATCCCTTGTTCTTTTAATAACATTTTGACAATGCCACTACCAACTCTTGATAAATCTCCTGTCACTATTAAATCGTAGTCTTCTGCTTTTCTACCTGTATCCTGTAAATGAGCAACAATTGTGTCGCAAGCTGCTGGAGCCATAGCTGAACCCATATCAAATGGATTTTTAATTCCTAAGTCAACAACTTTACCAATTGTAGCCTCACGTATTTTTATCCCTAATTGACCTGGTTTTTTGCTTATTAAAGCTGCTCCTGCTCCTGTCACTGTAAAAGTAGAGGATTCTGGTCTCTGTCCACCAAATTCAGTAGGATACCTGAACTGTCGCTCAGCAGTGGCATTATGACTACTCGTTGCAGCTATTATTTTATTTGCATAACCACCATCAACTAAGACTGATCCCATAGCTAATGTCTCAATAGCTGTTGCACAAGCTGAAAACATTCCTAAAAAAGGAATTCCCATTGATCTAGCAACATAATTCGAAGTCACATTTTGATTTAATAAATCTCCTGCAAGAAAAAAGTCTATTTCTTTTTCTTTGAGATTTTGTTTTTGTAAACATGAGTCAATTGAATCCATTAATAATTTTCGTTCAGCTAGTTCCCAGTTGGCTTCACCGCAATAGAGATTATCATAGCTCGTATCAAAATCTTCTTTTAACGGCCCTTCTGATTCAATTGGACCTACAGCTGTACCCGTTGAAGTGAGATAGATTCCGTCTTCGAATCGCCATGTTTGATTACCAACGAGCTTCACATCGCTCTGCCTCCTTTGTTAGCTAATTAGCGTTTGAACAAGTAGTCTTGTGAGTCCTACTAAATAAGCTGACACAACACCAAACACAATAACCGCTCCAGCAATTTTGAACATATTCGAGCCTATCCCTAGAACAAGTCCTTCACTTTTATGCTCAAGAGCAGCGCTTGCAATCGCATTAGAAAAACCGGTCACCGGAACAGCTGAACCAGCACCTGCAAATTGACCTAACCTATCATAGACACCTAGTCCTGTTAGAAGCGCCGCTAGTAAAATAAGCGTCGCAATCGTAGGACTTGTAACTGTTTTTTCGGTAAGGTCAAAGACTCTAATGTAGAAATTTGATATTCCCTGTCCTATTGCACAAATGGCTCCGCCTATTAAAAAGGCTTTAAGGCAGTTTAGAAGATAGGGTGTCTTCGGTTGATATGGCTTTATTTTCTTTTGATACTCTTTTATTTTTTTCTTCTCAGCATCCACATTCTTCACTCCTTTTACATATCAACGAAATAAATCCAGTGAAATAAAGACCCACATATTTTCCCTAGAACTATCGCCATTAATAAATAAATTATTTTCTCAGCTACACCTATTCGCTTTGCAAGAATTGGAAATACGTTTAGTACTTCTGTCAGCGCGGCTGCAAGTAACCCTATAAACATCCCGGAAGCAAGACCAGTTGGGATAAGTAGAACTCTCCATAAATATAAAATAGAATCTTGTAAACTTACCCACGCTCCTATTAATGCGCCGATAATTATCGCTGCTTCATAGTAATGAATGAACTTACTTGTTTTTGATAATTGTGTAAGTCTTGGCACAATTCCTAATACTGTTAGAAACGCCACAAACCCAGCTCCAACTGCGAGCCCTCCAGAAAGTCCAACAAACATGATTAAAAACGATTTAATCACCATGTAACTTGGTTTCACTTTCACTATTTTCATGAGAAATAATGTATTGGTCTAGGTTTTGTTCATAATTGAACATTTCAACTTCAAGAGGGCTTGGTTCTTCATTCAATCGTTTACGAAATATATGATTAAAGAACAAAATCATACCGAGACCTAATCCTATTGAATACGGTATTTGAAATAGCAGTGGTTTAGGGTTTTCTTCACCTGTGATTGCCATATGAATTTTTTGATGAACCTCTTGCATACTCACATCTTCATGAAAATTCATAATCGCTAAACCTGCCCCTACAAATAACAAAAACCATATGAGGAGAAAATAAACGAGTGCAATTTTCTTTTTCTTAAATATGACTTGTAAGATTGCTTGTGGTGGACCTATAGATTGTACTTCTGTCCCTTGTCTTTCTCTCTGAATAATACGAATAAGCTTCATTACATCAATGACTACAAAATTTTTATCTTCCACTGTAACTTGATGAATCGGTAAACGAACGATAAAATCTCGTAAGTCTTTATCTGTAATGACCTGTGCAACATCCCCAATAGTCACTCGTTGATTAGGTACAACTTGAACTCGATGCCTCATGCGAAGGTACACGGTTTTATTCATTCAACAAGCTCCCCCCAATTGCAAGAAACGTTTTATAAAATAATGGAGAATGGCTAATGGCGAATTTGAATACCATATTCCTCTATATTTTCTAGTTAGGTTTAGTATGGTTAAATAGTGGATTTTCATTCTGAAAGAAAGGGGGAAAATCAATTGTTAATGTGTAATTGTTAATTTCTAATTTTTTAAAGCTTTCTTTCATCCCTAAATTCCCAAAATATTTTAGCTCTCTTAATTAACCATTAACAATTACGTTTGCTAAAAAAAAAAAAAGCAAACGTGCAACTATAAGTCGCCCATTTGCTCTTTAATTTGTTCCAATATTTTCTTTTCGAGGCGTGAAACTTGGACTTGCGAGATGCCGAGTCTGGATGCTACTTCTGATTGGGTTTGGTCTTGGTAATACCGTAGATAGACTATTAATCGTTCTCGTTCTTCTAGATGACGGATTGCTTCTTTTAAGGCAATTTTATCAAACCATTTGCTTTCCGAGTTATCAGCAATTTGGTCTAAGAGTGTGATTGGGTCACCATCATTCTCGTACACTGTTTCATGTATAGATGATAGAGAACGACTTGCCTCACCAGCAAAGACCACTTCCTCTGGCGTGATTTCTAATTGCTCTGCAATTTCATTTACGGTAGGAACACGTCCAAATTTTTTTGAAAGATCGTCCTTCACCTTACGTATTTTGTTTCCTAATTCTTTAATGGACCTACTTACTTTCACTGTTCCATCATCTCGAAGGAAACGCTGAATCTCACCAATAATCATTGGTACTGCATAGGTGGAAAACTTAACATCATATGATAAATCAAATTTATCAACCGACTTAATTAAGCCAATACAACCAATTTGAAATAAGTCATCTGGCTCATACCCACGGTTTAAGAAGCGTTGAACAACACTCCAAACTAACCGTGTATTTTTATTAACAATTAAATCTCTCGCATCTTGGTCACCAGCTTGACTTTTTTCGATTAATTTCTTTACTTCGTCATCTTTTAGATAGGCATCACTTTTCTTACCTTTTACCTCCACATCCATAAGCAGAACTCCCTTAATTGCACATTGCTTTACTTTTTGATAGATGCTTTTTCAAATAGACAGTCGTCCCCATTAAAGGCTCCGAAATGACTTTAATTTCGTCCATGAAATTTTCCATGATCGTAAAGCCCATTCCTGAACGCTCTAATTCTGGTTTCGTTGTGTACAATGGCTGTCTAGCTTCGTCCAAGTCATTAATTCCTACACCTTCGTCTTTAATTGTTAATTCTACGATTCCATTATCTAAACTAACTGAAATATACACCATACCGTCTTGTTGGTTATAATAACCGTGAATAATTGCATTTGTTACTGCTTCAGAAACAACTGTTTTAATTTCTGTTAGCTCATCCATCGTCGGGTCAAGTTGAGCAACAAATGCACCTACAGTTACTCTCGCAAAAGATTCATTTTGACTTAAAGCAGAAAATTTCATTTCCATTGCGTTTTTCATATTACGCCACCCCCAACGTTTCTAAAGCAAATTGTTCACTTTCCTCGAGTCTGACAATCTTAAATAACCCAGACATCTCAAACAATCGCTTTACCGTCGGAGAGATTGCACAAACAACCATTTCTCCACCAATATTTTTCACTTGTTTATAACGACCTAAAATAACACCAAGCCCTGAACTATCCATAAAAGATAATTGTTCTAAATTTAATACAATATGTTTTAATTCGTTTTGTTCAAACTGTCTCTCAACTTGTGTTCTTAAGTTTTCAGCTGTATGGTGGTCCAATTCTCCTTCCAAACGAACTAGGAGAACGGAACCTTTACATTCAAGATGAACCGATAAACTCACCAATCTTCACTCCCTCTATGTTTGTTTCGGCGCCAAGAAGAAGACGCCCTTTATTTTCCTGTATGAGAGAGTTTCGATAAACAGAGGGGTCAGTCCTGCTCGCTGACAAAACTAGTGCTTTTTTGCGAAAACTAGTCTAAATTCGCAAACATAAATATTTAGATTTTGAAATTAATAATTCATCAATCATAATTAATAATTACATTAGTTCCCTGCTACCTTACCAAACGTTCGTTTAAATAGTTGCCACCAAGTTGCAGCTTCCACATCTTCACTAGCGACTAACGTAGTTTCTGATAAAACTTTTCCTTCTTTTTCAATCACTAAAGAACCAATAGGCTCACCTTTTTTAATTGGTGCTTTCAAATCTTCTTTCAGTTCAACTTTTTTTGTAGCATCATCTATTTTTTGGCCCTTTTTAGTTAAAATTGAGACAGGCTCGCTCGTAACAGCGGCAACTATTTTTTTCTCACCTTTGCTTACTTTTACTTCAGCAATTTCTTGATGACGCTCATATAAACTATGAGTCATATATTGACTGAAAGCATAATCAAGCATTTCAGTTATTTGGCTATTTCTCTTTTTCGGTGTTGGTGCGCCCATAATAACACTAATAACTCTCATATCATTTTTTGCTGCTGTCGCAGTTAAGCAGTATTTTGCTTCACTTGTAAACCCTGTTTTCAATCCATCAACACCTGGGTAAAAACGGACTAGCTTGTTTGTATTTACTAACCAAAACTCATCTTCAGTACCTTGACGAAGATAATCTTCATAGATTCCTGTGAATTTTGTAATTTCTTCATATTTCAATAATTCTTTTGAGATAAGTGCCAAATCTTTCGCTGTTGTATAATGATTTTCAGCCGGTAATCCGTTTGAATTTAGGAAATTCGTATTAGTTGCCCCTAATTCCTCTGCCTTTTCATTCATCATACGAACAAATTCTTCCTCGGATCCTGCAATATGCTCTGCCATTGCAACAGACGCATCATTACCAGAAGCAACAGCTATCGCTTTTAACATATCGGATACTGTCATTTCTTCACCTGGCTCAAGAAATACTTGTGAACCCCCCATAGATGCAGCTCGTTCACTCGTTCTTACTTTGTCATCCCATTTAAGCTGTTCATTATCGATAGCTTCCATAATTAAAAGCATCGTCATAATCTTCGTCATACTAGCTGGAGGAAGTGGTTCATCACTATTTTTTTCAAATAGAATCGTACCAGTATCTCTCTCCATTAATATAGCCGATGAAGCATCTGGAGCTAATTGGACCCCTTCTGTTGCTCCTACTGTTGGTACAACAAGTGTGAAAATAAACATTAGCGTAAACAGACTAGCCCATAATTTCCTCATATCGCAAACGACCTCCATTGTTTTTTTATTATATTGTTCTTTCCAATTCTAGATTTTCTATACATGATTTTTCATTTAAAAGTAATTTTTACCAAATATGTTCACTC encodes:
- the spoIIAA gene encoding anti-sigma F factor antagonist encodes the protein MSLSVHLECKGSVLLVRLEGELDHHTAENLRTQVERQFEQNELKHIVLNLEQLSFMDSSGLGVILGRYKQVKNIGGEMVVCAISPTVKRLFEMSGLFKIVRLEESEQFALETLGVA
- a CDS encoding stage V sporulation protein AB; this encodes MVIKSFLIMFVGLSGGLAVGAGFVAFLTVLGIVPRLTQLSKTSKFIHYYEAAIIIGALIGAWVSLQDSILYLWRVLLIPTGLASGMFIGLLAAALTEVLNVFPILAKRIGVAEKIIYLLMAIVLGKICGSLFHWIYFVDM
- the spoVAE gene encoding stage V sporulation protein AE gives rise to the protein MEYVIAFVVGGTICIVGQLLLDVLKLTPTHMMSTLVVAGALLDGFHLYDRLIDFAGAGATVPITSFGHSLVHGAMAESERYGFLGVGMGIFEVTSVGISTSILFGFLVAIVFKPRG
- a CDS encoding stage V sporulation protein AE, with the protein product MSEKKRVILITDGDQSAKHAVQIVAKQIGGRCITSSGGNPSRLSGEELVELIHKAPTEPVLVMFDDCGFQREGPGEHAMRYVANDSSIEVLGAIAVASTTHFSEWTKVDVSIDRYGNLTEYGVDKNGLQDLEIGRIDGDTVYILDEMNIPIVVGVGDIGKMAGQDVPEKGAPITRKAVEIILERSGNHE
- the spoIIAB gene encoding anti-sigma F factor — translated: MKNAMEMKFSALSQNESFARVTVGAFVAQLDPTMDELTEIKTVVSEAVTNAIIHGYYNQQDGMVYISVSLDNGIVELTIKDEGVGINDLDEARQPLYTTKPELERSGMGFTIMENFMDEIKVISEPLMGTTVYLKKHLSKSKAMCN
- a CDS encoding D-alanyl-D-alanine carboxypeptidase family protein, with translation MRKLWASLFTLMFIFTLVVPTVGATEGVQLAPDASSAILMERDTGTILFEKNSDEPLPPASMTKIMTMLLIMEAIDNEQLKWDDKVRTSERAASMGGSQVFLEPGEEMTVSDMLKAIAVASGNDASVAMAEHIAGSEEEFVRMMNEKAEELGATNTNFLNSNGLPAENHYTTAKDLALISKELLKYEEITKFTGIYEDYLRQGTEDEFWLVNTNKLVRFYPGVDGLKTGFTSEAKYCLTATAAKNDMRVISVIMGAPTPKKRNSQITEMLDYAFSQYMTHSLYERHQEIAEVKVSKGEKKIVAAVTSEPVSILTKKGQKIDDATKKVELKEDLKAPIKKGEPIGSLVIEKEGKVLSETTLVASEDVEAATWWQLFKRTFGKVAGN
- the spoVAD gene encoding stage V sporulation protein AD, producing the protein MKLVGNQTWRFEDGIYLTSTGTAVGPIESEGPLKEDFDTSYDNLYCGEANWELAERKLLMDSIDSCLQKQNLKEKEIDFFLAGDLLNQNVTSNYVARSMGIPFLGMFSACATAIETLAMGSVLVDGGYANKIIAATSSHNATAERQFRYPTEFGGQRPESSTFTVTGAGAALISKKPGQLGIKIREATIGKVVDLGIKNPFDMGSAMAPAACDTIVAHLQDTGRKAEDYDLIVTGDLSRVGSGIVKMLLKEQGISLHNNYQDCGVMIYSQDQNIFAGGSGCACPAVVTYGHLVNEMKKGKIKRMLVVATGALLSPTMMQQKESIPCIAHGVVLESEVIDS
- a CDS encoding stage V sporulation protein AA, with product MNKTVYLRMRHRVQVVPNQRVTIGDVAQVITDKDLRDFIVRLPIHQVTVEDKNFVVIDVMKLIRIIQRERQGTEVQSIGPPQAILQVIFKKKKIALVYFLLIWFLLFVGAGLAIMNFHEDVSMQEVHQKIHMAITGEENPKPLLFQIPYSIGLGLGMILFFNHIFRKRLNEEPSPLEVEMFNYEQNLDQYIISHENSESETKLHGD
- the sigF gene encoding RNA polymerase sporulation sigma factor SigF, whose amino-acid sequence is MDVEVKGKKSDAYLKDDEVKKLIEKSQAGDQDARDLIVNKNTRLVWSVVQRFLNRGYEPDDLFQIGCIGLIKSVDKFDLSYDVKFSTYAVPMIIGEIQRFLRDDGTVKVSRSIKELGNKIRKVKDDLSKKFGRVPTVNEIAEQLEITPEEVVFAGEASRSLSSIHETVYENDGDPITLLDQIADNSESKWFDKIALKEAIRHLEERERLIVYLRYYQDQTQSEVASRLGISQVQVSRLEKKILEQIKEQMGDL
- a CDS encoding spore germination protein, with amino-acid sequence MSEQQEKMKQPISKKIIENEVALKSRLGIGKSFDVGVRKLTIFDKEIQIYFTNGLCDIQYIIEVLRELMLVDSREEKPDNVKRAIENHLTHVQVEFVDTLDDAISQMLSGLIFILVEGEDEAFVVDVRSYPGRGPDEPDTERVVRGARDGYTENIIQNTALTRRRIRDERYRNEIMQVGERSKTDICISYLEDVADPDLVDIIKKELKAINIDGLTMADKVVEEYIVKQGFNPFPLVRYTERPDVAATHLLEGHVVITVDASPSVIIVPTTLFHHVQHAEEYRQAPAIGTFLRWVRFAGIVISLFILPLWLLMVMTPDMVPEAIDFIGPNDDINVPIFAQIFIAEIGIELLRMAAIHTPSPLATALGLVAALLIGDIAIQVGLFTAEVILYVALGAIGMFATPSYELGIALKVVRLLLLIVVAIFQAPGFIIATAIFFLLLVSIKTLNKPYMWPFLPFDPAAFWQILVRTSVPNIKKRPSIVGPKDPIKQS
- the spoVAC gene encoding stage V sporulation protein AC, translating into MDAEKKKIKEYQKKIKPYQPKTPYLLNCLKAFLIGGAICAIGQGISNFYIRVFDLTEKTVTSPTIATLILLAALLTGLGVYDRLGQFAGAGSAVPVTGFSNAIASAALEHKSEGLVLGIGSNMFKIAGAVIVFGVVSAYLVGLTRLLVQTLIS